From the genome of Pseudomonadota bacterium, one region includes:
- the acnA gene encoding aconitate hydratase AcnA, producing the protein MALKSGPRNSFGTRRSLQTASGPVAYYSLNALAESGVADVTRLPYSIKVLLEALLRGEDGHAVRRDDVAKLCGYDPQRPGELEIPFKPARVILQDFTGVPAVVDLAAMRSALATLGGDPTQINPQCPVDLVIDHSVQVDAYGSASALARNAELEFERNHERYAFLRWGQQAFSNFRVVPPASGIVHQVNLEYLATCVQQGTESPSGEAGPVLYPDTVVGTDSHTTMINGLGVLGWGVGGIEAEAVMLGQPIYLLAPEVVGMRLIGELPEGVTATDLTLGVTQLLREHGVVNKFVEFCGSGLAALSLADRATVANMAPEYGATMGFFPVDDETLRYLRRTGRSAARLDQVERYCKEQGLFRGAQAAEPHFAAVLELDLKTIEPCVAGPKRPQDRVAVSRLRESWQQSLRASTEQRGFALSEAQTSERATVSYPDGRTAALTHGSVVIAAITSCTNTSNPSVLLAAGLLAKKAVEAGLSVGPTVKTSLAPGSRVVTEYLDRAGLSSHLDALGFQTVGYGCTTCIGNSGPLPAPVMAAIEEGKLVVASVLSGNRNFEGRINPHTRANYLASPPLVVAYALAGTVDIDLDQEPLGYGREGQRVYLRDLWPTQAEIAAHLDAAQDPEVFRRCYAGIEQGNAQWNTIPISGGTLYEWNAQSTYIQQPPFFVDMAPAPQPIAPIADARLLALLGDSVTTDHISPAGSIAKSSPAGAYLLQHGVAHQDFNSYGARRGNDRVMTRGTFANIRLRNRLTPGKEGGFTTHFPSLEVLTIFEAAQRYRYAGVPTIVLAGHDYGMGSSRDWAAKGTYLLGVRAVIARSFERIHRSNLVGMGVLPLELVEDAAPTALALSGRELLSIAIDDKLRPRQRVRVEARGEDGSVRSFETICRIDTPVEVEYYRNGGILHTVLRQLLRNR; encoded by the coding sequence ATGGCGCTCAAATCCGGCCCCCGTAACAGCTTCGGCACCAGACGCAGCTTGCAGACGGCCTCGGGCCCCGTCGCGTATTACAGCCTCAACGCCCTGGCCGAGAGCGGCGTCGCGGACGTCACGCGACTGCCCTACTCGATCAAGGTGCTGCTGGAGGCCTTGCTGCGCGGCGAGGACGGCCACGCCGTGCGGCGCGATGACGTGGCCAAGCTCTGTGGCTACGATCCGCAGCGCCCAGGCGAGCTCGAAATCCCCTTCAAGCCAGCGCGCGTGATTCTGCAGGACTTCACCGGCGTGCCGGCCGTCGTCGACCTCGCCGCGATGCGCAGCGCCCTGGCGACGCTCGGCGGCGACCCGACCCAGATCAATCCCCAATGCCCCGTCGACCTGGTGATCGACCACAGCGTGCAGGTCGACGCCTACGGCTCAGCGAGCGCGCTGGCCCGCAACGCCGAGCTGGAGTTCGAGCGCAACCACGAGCGCTACGCCTTCCTCCGCTGGGGGCAGCAGGCCTTCAGCAACTTCCGCGTCGTGCCGCCGGCGAGCGGCATCGTCCACCAGGTCAACCTGGAATACCTCGCCACCTGCGTGCAGCAAGGGACCGAGAGCCCTTCCGGCGAGGCAGGGCCCGTGCTCTATCCCGACACGGTCGTCGGCACGGACTCGCATACGACGATGATCAACGGCCTCGGGGTGCTGGGCTGGGGCGTCGGCGGCATCGAGGCCGAGGCCGTCATGCTCGGCCAGCCGATCTACCTGCTCGCGCCCGAGGTCGTCGGTATGCGCCTGATCGGCGAACTGCCCGAGGGCGTCACGGCCACCGACCTGACGCTGGGGGTGACGCAGCTCCTGCGTGAACACGGGGTGGTCAACAAGTTCGTCGAGTTCTGCGGGTCCGGCCTGGCGGCGCTCTCGCTCGCCGACCGCGCCACGGTGGCCAATATGGCGCCCGAGTACGGCGCGACGATGGGCTTCTTCCCGGTCGACGACGAGACCCTGCGCTACCTGCGGCGCACGGGGCGCTCAGCCGCGCGACTCGATCAGGTCGAGCGCTACTGCAAGGAGCAGGGGCTCTTCCGCGGCGCCCAGGCCGCAGAGCCGCACTTCGCCGCCGTGCTCGAGCTGGACCTGAAGACGATCGAGCCCTGCGTCGCCGGTCCCAAGCGGCCCCAGGATCGCGTCGCCGTGTCGCGGCTGCGCGAGTCGTGGCAGCAGTCCCTGCGCGCTTCGACCGAGCAGCGCGGCTTCGCGCTGTCGGAGGCGCAGACGAGCGAGCGCGCGACCGTCAGCTACCCCGACGGCCGCACCGCTGCCCTAACCCACGGTAGCGTCGTAATCGCCGCGATCACGAGCTGCACCAACACCAGCAACCCCTCGGTGCTGCTCGCCGCCGGCCTGCTCGCCAAGAAGGCCGTCGAGGCCGGCTTGAGCGTCGGGCCGACGGTCAAGACCAGCTTGGCCCCCGGCTCGCGCGTGGTCACTGAGTACCTCGACCGAGCAGGACTCAGCTCGCACCTCGACGCGCTCGGCTTCCAGACGGTGGGCTACGGCTGCACGACCTGCATCGGCAACAGCGGCCCGCTGCCGGCACCCGTGATGGCTGCCATCGAAGAGGGCAAGCTGGTCGTCGCCAGCGTGCTCTCGGGCAATCGCAACTTCGAGGGCCGCATCAATCCGCACACGCGCGCCAACTACCTGGCCTCACCGCCGCTGGTGGTGGCCTACGCGCTGGCGGGAACCGTCGACATCGACCTCGATCAGGAGCCGCTCGGTTATGGCCGCGAGGGGCAGCGCGTCTACCTCCGTGACCTCTGGCCGACCCAGGCCGAGATCGCCGCCCACCTCGATGCCGCCCAGGATCCCGAGGTCTTTCGCCGCTGCTACGCAGGCATCGAGCAGGGCAACGCGCAGTGGAACACGATTCCAATCAGCGGCGGCACGCTCTACGAATGGAACGCGCAAAGCACCTACATCCAGCAGCCGCCCTTCTTCGTCGACATGGCGCCCGCGCCGCAGCCGATCGCGCCGATCGCCGACGCCCGACTGCTCGCGCTGCTCGGCGACAGCGTCACCACCGACCACATCAGCCCCGCGGGATCGATCGCCAAGAGCAGCCCGGCCGGCGCCTACCTGCTGCAGCACGGCGTCGCCCACCAGGACTTCAACTCCTATGGTGCGCGCCGCGGCAACGACCGCGTGATGACGCGCGGCACGTTCGCCAATATCCGCCTGCGCAATCGGCTCACGCCCGGCAAGGAAGGCGGCTTCACCACGCACTTCCCGAGCCTTGAGGTGCTGACGATCTTCGAGGCCGCGCAGCGCTACCGCTACGCCGGGGTGCCGACGATCGTGCTGGCGGGCCACGACTACGGCATGGGCAGCAGCCGTGACTGGGCCGCCAAGGGCACCTACCTGCTGGGTGTGCGCGCGGTCATCGCGCGCTCGTTCGAGCGCATTCATCGCAGCAACCTCGTGGGGATGGGCGTGCTCCCGCTCGAGCTCGTCGAGGACGCCGCGCCGACTGCCTTGGCGCTGAGCGGACGCGAGCTGCTCTCGATCGCCATCGACGACAAGCTGCGGCCGCGGCAGCGTGTTCGCGTCGAGGCGCGCGGCGAGGACGGCAGCGTGCGCAGCTTCGAGACGATCTGCCGCATCGATACGCCGGTCGAGGTCGAGTACTACCGCAACGGCGGCATCCTGCACACGGTGCTGCGTCAGCTGCTGCGCAACCGCTGA
- the metF gene encoding methylenetetrahydrofolate reductase: MPVASPLPQDVAVSFEFFPPKDDKAEARLWAAIDRLAVLRPAYVSVTYGAGGSTRERTHATVARLRRETALEPAAHLTCVGASRAEIDAIARHYWEVGVRHIVALRGDPPAGSTRYEPHPEGYAYAADLVAGLRRVADFEISVAAYPELHPEASSAQADLDALKRKLDAGATEAITQFFFDVEVYFRFLDRALAAGITAPLIPGILPVTHFAQMARFAASAGASVPRWVAELFAGLDDDAETRRLVAACVAAEQCRALHAGGVKQFHFYTLNRADLTFAICHILGVRPRPTAG; the protein is encoded by the coding sequence ATGCCGGTGGCTTCACCGCTGCCGCAGGACGTCGCGGTCTCCTTCGAGTTCTTCCCGCCCAAGGACGATAAGGCCGAAGCGCGCCTCTGGGCGGCCATCGACCGACTGGCCGTTTTGCGCCCGGCCTACGTCTCGGTGACCTATGGCGCCGGTGGCTCGACGCGCGAGCGCACCCACGCGACCGTCGCGCGGCTGCGCCGCGAGACGGCGCTGGAGCCAGCAGCGCACCTGACCTGCGTCGGCGCGAGTCGCGCCGAGATCGACGCGATCGCCAGGCACTACTGGGAGGTGGGAGTGCGTCACATCGTCGCCCTACGCGGCGATCCCCCGGCGGGGAGCACGCGCTACGAGCCGCATCCGGAAGGCTACGCCTACGCGGCCGACCTCGTCGCGGGCCTGCGCCGCGTCGCGGACTTCGAGATCAGCGTCGCCGCCTATCCCGAGCTGCACCCCGAGGCGAGCAGCGCCCAGGCGGATCTCGACGCCCTCAAGCGCAAGCTCGACGCCGGCGCCACCGAGGCGATCACGCAGTTCTTCTTCGACGTCGAGGTGTACTTCCGCTTTCTCGATCGCGCCCTCGCAGCGGGCATCACCGCGCCGCTGATTCCGGGCATCCTCCCCGTCACCCACTTCGCCCAGATGGCGCGCTTCGCCGCCAGCGCCGGTGCCAGCGTGCCGCGCTGGGTCGCCGAGCTCTTCGCCGGACTCGACGACGACGCGGAGACGCGACGGCTCGTGGCGGCCTGCGTGGCCGCCGAGCAATGCCGCGCACTGCACGCGGGCGGCGTCAAGCAGTTCCACTTCTACACGCTCAATCGCGCTGACCTGACCTTCGCCATCTGCCACATCCTCGGCGTCCGCCCGCGACCCACGGCGGGCTGA
- a CDS encoding patatin-like phospholipase family protein: MTRAPLSLTVDGGDEQASPPIELPPQRVVYFGPSEAAFTALKRALGRVSGCSCPDPESSRMQLDCLGLQTLWELQLDHERLLEALQTTYVNLLVVDLRCLVDDTCIDVRADEMVGLIDRLDELSDIETRFGFHRIVALLPAADTTAVDRLILALGRRGIGAVLRQRQASTQPLSEAGAGEPSAGQVELAQLLLAETHRLLTAPRREKRALCAAGGGITGIYFEMGALKCLDDCLGGHGINDFDLYFGISAGAVVTGLIAAGYSIDEFMASVAGVEGGRLGRIDMRLFRLSHVDYPALGRRIWRGAQLGAAALRRLIPFGGGPSFESLFFDSAELMVPLFRADGFERTIRQALLAPGATNDFRLLPRPLFIGVTDQDEREHVIFGSTGHDDVPISVAIRASLSLNPAFGATRIGGRFYEDGGVTRTSNFVEAIKRGAGLIFVLDPFVPFVSRAPGFASARGMLFNFDQNIRTVSYTRFENTRGWVLRRFPDVRSYTFLPANRLRQLMSVSPFDHRPYLEIWRGAYLSTLQRIQRLQHRMRGELGAFRMRLGLERAEAVADRLETARQLEFADFYPNGRVEIRRPPLCLDRARAEPGDPGDPNPGELNRSATAAGR, translated from the coding sequence ATGACGCGAGCCCCGCTTTCCCTGACGGTCGATGGCGGTGACGAGCAGGCGTCTCCGCCGATCGAGTTGCCGCCCCAGCGCGTCGTCTATTTCGGACCCTCGGAGGCTGCGTTCACGGCGCTGAAGCGGGCGCTCGGACGCGTGAGCGGCTGCAGCTGCCCCGACCCCGAGAGCTCGCGGATGCAGCTCGACTGCCTTGGGCTGCAGACGCTCTGGGAGCTGCAGCTCGACCATGAGCGCTTGCTCGAGGCGCTGCAGACGACCTATGTCAACCTGCTCGTGGTCGACCTGCGCTGCCTGGTCGACGATACCTGCATTGACGTGCGGGCCGATGAAATGGTCGGCCTGATCGACCGCCTCGACGAGCTTTCGGATATCGAGACGCGCTTCGGCTTCCATCGCATCGTCGCGCTGCTGCCGGCTGCAGACACGACGGCGGTCGATCGGTTGATTCTGGCGCTGGGACGGCGCGGCATCGGCGCCGTCTTGCGGCAACGCCAGGCGAGCACTCAGCCGCTCTCCGAGGCGGGCGCCGGCGAGCCGAGCGCCGGCCAGGTCGAGCTCGCCCAGTTGCTGCTCGCCGAGACCCACCGGCTGCTGACCGCGCCGCGCCGCGAGAAGCGCGCCCTCTGCGCGGCGGGCGGCGGCATCACCGGCATCTACTTCGAGATGGGCGCGCTGAAGTGCCTCGATGACTGTCTGGGCGGGCATGGCATCAACGACTTCGACCTCTACTTCGGTATCAGCGCGGGCGCCGTGGTTACCGGACTGATCGCCGCGGGCTACTCGATCGATGAGTTCATGGCCTCGGTCGCGGGCGTCGAGGGCGGCCGGCTCGGGCGCATCGACATGCGGCTCTTTCGGCTCTCGCACGTCGACTATCCGGCGCTGGGAAGGCGGATCTGGCGCGGCGCGCAGCTGGGAGCGGCGGCCCTACGCCGGCTGATTCCCTTCGGTGGTGGGCCCTCGTTCGAGTCGCTCTTCTTCGACTCGGCCGAGCTGATGGTGCCGCTCTTTCGCGCCGACGGCTTCGAGCGGACCATTCGCCAGGCGCTGCTGGCGCCGGGCGCGACCAACGACTTCCGTCTGCTGCCGCGCCCGCTCTTCATCGGGGTCACCGACCAGGACGAGCGCGAGCACGTGATCTTCGGCTCGACCGGGCACGACGACGTCCCGATCAGTGTGGCGATTCGCGCCTCGCTCAGCCTCAACCCAGCGTTTGGCGCGACGCGGATCGGTGGCCGCTTCTACGAGGATGGCGGCGTGACGCGCACCTCGAACTTCGTCGAGGCGATCAAGCGCGGGGCGGGGCTGATCTTCGTGCTCGATCCCTTTGTGCCCTTCGTCTCTCGCGCGCCGGGCTTCGCCAGTGCGCGAGGCATGCTCTTCAATTTCGATCAGAACATCCGCACCGTCTCGTATACGCGCTTTGAGAACACGCGCGGCTGGGTGCTGCGCCGCTTCCCAGATGTGCGCTCCTATACCTTTTTGCCCGCGAATCGCCTGCGGCAGCTGATGTCGGTCAGTCCCTTCGACCATCGGCCCTATCTCGAGATCTGGCGCGGTGCGTACCTCTCGACGCTGCAGCGCATTCAGCGCCTCCAGCACCGGATGCGCGGCGAGCTGGGGGCCTTCAGAATGCGGCTCGGGCTCGAACGCGCCGAGGCCGTGGCCGACCGCCTGGAGACGGCGCGGCAGCTCGAGTTCGCGGACTTCTATCCCAACGGCCGAGTCGAGATCAGGCGCCCGCCGCTCTGCTTGGACCGCGCGCGCGCAGAGCCCGGCGACCCCGGCGACCCAAACCCGGGAGAGCTGAACCGCTCAGCTACTGCTGCGGGCAGGTAA
- the odhB gene encoding 2-oxoglutarate dehydrogenase complex dihydrolipoyllysine-residue succinyltransferase translates to MTVDVVVPAVGESIREGVLVAWKAAEGELVARDQPLFELETDKITMQIDSPAAGCLGIRTAAGAQVRVGEVVGVIDEAQQAAAPSPATQPDASPVESAPAEAPAPLPSPAATVLPPSLRRLARAHGLDRARLGQVAAEGRDARAEASRLITEATVGSQPACAPPAARETRRTLSSLRRRVAERLVQAQQQAAILTTFNEVDMSAVLALRARHQEDFVRRHGIKLGLMSFFVKAVVEALRRVPAFNARLDGDELVEQHYYDLGVAVGSERGLVVPVLRDVDRLGLAAIEGGIAALAERAATGRLELSELQGGCFTLSNGGVYGSLLSTPILNPPQCGILGMHTIKRRPVVVDQHDRIEARPMMYLALSYDHRIVDGREAVSFLRHVVDAVAAPERLLLEL, encoded by the coding sequence ATGACCGTTGACGTCGTCGTGCCGGCGGTCGGCGAGTCGATTCGCGAGGGCGTGCTCGTCGCTTGGAAGGCCGCGGAGGGTGAGCTGGTCGCGCGCGACCAGCCGCTCTTCGAGCTCGAGACCGATAAGATCACGATGCAGATCGACTCGCCGGCGGCCGGGTGCCTGGGCATTCGCACGGCGGCCGGGGCCCAGGTGCGCGTGGGCGAGGTCGTCGGCGTGATCGACGAGGCGCAGCAGGCGGCGGCCCCAAGCCCTGCCACCCAGCCCGACGCATCTCCCGTGGAAAGTGCGCCGGCGGAGGCTCCTGCGCCGCTGCCGTCTCCCGCGGCGACCGTCCTCCCGCCCTCACTGCGCCGGCTGGCCCGGGCTCACGGCCTCGACCGCGCCCGTCTGGGGCAGGTGGCCGCTGAGGGGAGGGACGCGCGGGCTGAGGCGTCGCGGCTGATTACTGAGGCCACGGTCGGGTCGCAGCCGGCCTGCGCGCCTCCAGCGGCGCGCGAGACGCGCCGCACCCTGAGCAGCCTGCGTCGGCGCGTGGCCGAGCGCCTCGTACAGGCGCAGCAGCAGGCGGCGATTCTGACGACCTTCAACGAGGTCGACATGAGCGCCGTGCTGGCGCTGCGCGCGCGCCATCAGGAGGACTTCGTGCGGCGCCACGGCATCAAGCTCGGGTTGATGTCCTTCTTCGTCAAAGCTGTGGTCGAGGCGCTGAGGCGCGTGCCGGCCTTCAACGCGCGGCTCGATGGGGACGAGCTCGTCGAGCAGCACTACTACGACCTCGGTGTGGCGGTGGGCAGCGAGCGCGGGCTGGTCGTCCCCGTGCTCCGCGACGTCGATCGGCTCGGCTTGGCGGCGATCGAAGGTGGTATCGCCGCGCTCGCCGAGCGCGCCGCCACGGGACGGCTCGAGCTCTCCGAGCTGCAGGGCGGCTGTTTTACCCTCTCCAACGGCGGTGTCTACGGCTCTTTGTTGTCGACGCCGATCCTCAACCCGCCGCAGTGCGGCATTCTCGGCATGCACACGATCAAGCGGCGCCCCGTGGTGGTCGACCAGCACGATCGCATCGAGGCGCGGCCGATGATGTATCTGGCGCTTTCCTACGACCACCGCATCGTCGATGGCCGCGAGGCCGTCAGCTTCTTGCGGCATGTCGTCGACGCGGTCGCGGCGCCCGAGCGGCTGCTGCTCGAGCTCTGA